In Flavobacterium endoglycinae, one DNA window encodes the following:
- a CDS encoding Ig-like domain-containing protein: MKSQLLNVFFKRDRYCLIMWIFLILFTSNLQAQRGYYDAPYKRYEANLGQLSNGASTTSKSYVQSDLQSEASDQQCVNMSATNATVQWTLTEAADGLVIRYSVPDGQSGTLGVYNGSTKLTTLTLTSTWSWEYLWSNGNPNNNGITNQNPRMRFDEVRYKLPSKIAVSGTLKLVRESGNIHVDFAEMESVPAAITAPAGSVTYTGNGSDLQTFIDANGGKKIFIPSGVINVNRELYFGSANTSLIGAGMWYTQINFTNTSSLNGGLRANASNISFSDLYLTTNSASRSNSYKAINGVFTSGSTIKNIWAEHFECGAWIAQYNVGGPAIADGFTMSHCRFRNNYADGINLCKGTANAIVEHCNFRNNGDDDQAIWSADGLECINNTFRYNTSENCWRACGLAIYGGKNNKAYNLIIKDNLEAGIRVSNNFPGAPFNNDGMHEIHDITITTCGTFNDTYNNPVAAVDIFSATNAGSQVKNVQLYNLDILDSRNDAISISKRSGDGIYNLSFKDITVNGTGKEYPNNNALNRNWGRGYFVLIAGSPSGNGTYCNMNYSNRGGNAAANEETSAIGTFSWTQSSNCSTSNVAVTGVTLTPSTVTLSVGSTQQLTPTVTPANATNKTVSYSSNNTGVATVNSSGLVTAVASGSATITVTTQDGAKTAVSAITVNNSNVAVTSVSLSPSTASLTVGGTQQLTPTVLPSNATNKSVSYSSNNTGVVTVNSSGLVTAVSNGTATITVTTADGNKTSTCAVTVSTASGNYFAIKNKWTNNYLYDAGANVGYGPTVANNNYKWEKVAVDATYFIIKNVGTGDIMHIENLNGAVQCTAGSTGWWSAQWSTENVDGTWVRIKNRWQTGSMIHIENLNGSAQYIGAQNNWESAQWQFQNTTASKRVSTVETEVQNLAVSIYPNPAVNNEFNVALPELKQGDTAEITVTDINGRKVLVNQLQESGKISHNLAAGIYVVTIKSNDFSISKKLIVK; this comes from the coding sequence ATGAAAAGTCAATTACTCAATGTTTTTTTTAAACGAGACAGATATTGTCTCATAATGTGGATTTTTTTAATACTCTTCACTTCAAACTTACAAGCACAAAGAGGTTATTATGATGCTCCGTATAAAAGATATGAAGCAAATCTGGGCCAATTGTCAAATGGTGCTTCTACCACTTCAAAATCATATGTACAATCTGATTTACAATCAGAAGCTTCAGACCAGCAGTGTGTTAATATGTCTGCAACAAATGCTACTGTGCAATGGACACTCACTGAAGCAGCAGACGGACTTGTAATTCGCTACAGCGTTCCAGACGGACAAAGCGGAACTTTAGGTGTGTACAATGGAAGCACTAAACTTACAACTCTTACTTTGACTTCAACTTGGTCTTGGGAGTACTTGTGGAGTAATGGAAATCCTAACAACAACGGAATTACCAATCAAAATCCAAGAATGCGATTTGACGAAGTGCGTTATAAGCTTCCATCAAAAATTGCAGTATCAGGAACTTTAAAATTAGTAAGAGAATCAGGAAATATTCATGTGGATTTTGCTGAAATGGAATCTGTTCCTGCTGCTATTACCGCTCCAGCAGGTTCTGTAACGTATACTGGAAACGGAAGTGACTTACAGACATTTATTGATGCCAACGGCGGGAAAAAGATATTTATTCCAAGCGGTGTAATCAATGTTAACCGCGAATTGTATTTTGGTTCTGCTAATACGTCATTAATTGGAGCGGGAATGTGGTATACGCAAATTAATTTTACCAATACAAGCAGTTTAAACGGCGGATTACGTGCAAATGCGAGTAATATTTCATTCAGCGATTTGTATTTAACAACCAATTCGGCTTCAAGAAGTAATTCATATAAAGCGATAAATGGGGTTTTTACATCGGGATCTACTATCAAAAATATCTGGGCAGAGCATTTTGAATGCGGCGCCTGGATTGCACAATACAATGTGGGAGGACCTGCAATTGCTGATGGATTTACGATGTCGCATTGTCGTTTTAGAAATAATTATGCTGATGGAATTAACCTTTGTAAAGGAACTGCAAATGCTATTGTAGAACACTGTAACTTTAGAAATAATGGTGATGACGATCAAGCAATTTGGTCTGCAGACGGATTAGAATGTATTAATAATACGTTTAGATACAACACTTCTGAAAACTGCTGGCGTGCTTGTGGTCTTGCTATTTATGGAGGAAAAAATAACAAAGCCTACAATTTGATTATCAAAGATAATTTAGAAGCAGGAATTAGAGTTAGTAATAATTTTCCTGGTGCTCCATTTAATAATGATGGGATGCACGAAATTCACGATATCACGATCACCACCTGCGGAACTTTTAATGATACATACAATAATCCTGTAGCAGCTGTAGATATTTTTAGTGCAACTAATGCCGGATCTCAGGTTAAAAATGTTCAGCTATACAATCTTGATATTTTAGATTCAAGAAATGATGCTATTTCAATCAGCAAAAGATCAGGAGACGGAATTTATAATCTTTCATTTAAAGACATAACGGTTAATGGAACAGGTAAAGAATATCCAAACAATAATGCCTTAAATAGAAACTGGGGAAGAGGATATTTTGTATTAATTGCGGGTTCTCCAAGCGGAAATGGAACGTATTGTAATATGAATTATTCCAACAGAGGCGGTAATGCAGCGGCAAATGAAGAAACTAGTGCTATTGGTACGTTTTCATGGACGCAAAGCAGTAACTGCTCAACATCAAATGTAGCTGTAACAGGTGTAACACTTACGCCAAGTACGGTAACATTAAGCGTTGGAAGCACTCAGCAGTTAACTCCTACAGTAACACCTGCCAATGCTACAAACAAGACAGTTTCGTACAGTTCAAACAACACGGGAGTAGCAACGGTAAATTCATCTGGTTTAGTTACGGCAGTAGCTTCAGGATCAGCAACTATTACGGTTACGACTCAGGATGGTGCAAAAACTGCTGTATCTGCAATAACCGTAAACAATTCAAATGTTGCGGTAACTAGTGTAAGTCTTAGTCCGTCGACTGCGTCGTTAACGGTAGGAGGAACACAGCAATTGACACCGACTGTACTTCCATCAAATGCAACAAATAAATCAGTTAGTTATTCTTCAAATAATACTGGAGTAGTAACTGTCAATTCTTCTGGTTTGGTAACTGCAGTTTCAAATGGTACAGCAACCATTACCGTTACTACTGCTGACGGAAACAAAACAAGTACATGTGCTGTTACAGTAAGTACAGCTTCTGGAAATTATTTTGCGATTAAAAACAAATGGACGAATAATTATTTATACGACGCAGGAGCGAATGTTGGATACGGACCAACTGTGGCCAATAACAATTACAAATGGGAAAAAGTGGCTGTAGATGCTACTTATTTTATCATTAAGAATGTAGGTACTGGCGATATTATGCATATCGAAAACTTGAATGGAGCAGTGCAGTGTACAGCAGGTTCTACAGGTTGGTGGAGTGCACAATGGTCTACTGAAAATGTGGATGGAACTTGGGTAAGAATTAAAAACAGATGGCAGACAGGAAGTATGATTCATATTGAAAATCTAAATGGTTCTGCGCAATATATTGGAGCTCAAAATAACTGGGAAAGTGCACAATGGCAGTTTCAAAATACAACAGCGTCAAAAAGAGTAAGTACTGTTGAGACAGAAGTTCAAAATTTAGCAGTAAGTATTTACCCGAATCCAGCAGTAAATAATGAGTTTAATGTGGCGCTGCCAGAATTAAAGCAAGGCGATACAGCCGAAATTACGGTTACTGATATTAACGGAAGAAAGGTTTTAGTAAATCAGCTTCAGGAATCAGGAAAAATTAGTCACAATCTGGCGGCAGGAATATATGTTGTAACGATCAAGTCTAATGATTTTTCTATTTCGAAAAAACTCATTGTGAAATAA
- the gndA gene encoding NADP-dependent phosphogluconate dehydrogenase, whose product MNKFDFGIVGLGVMGRNLLLNIASHNFAAAGLDLDTEKVNSLQQEAGPGDTIEATTDVKHFVELIQQPRAIMLLVPAGKPVDSAIASLLPHLDKGDIIIDGGNTYFTDTDRRFLELSEKGIHFFGMGISGGEKGARFGPAMMPGGDQKAYERLRPIFEAIAAKVDGEPCVEYLGNGSAGNYVKMVHNGIEYGIMQLISEIYDLMKRGYNLDDETIQKTFEEWNQTDDLRSYLIEITGKILKQKDEDGTQLINKISDWARSKGTGKWTSQNAMDLQVPVPTIDAAVNMRDMSKTKPERIEAAKKLVWNADETNVSHSEAIASLKSALFFSIVVTYAQGLAQLHTASKEYNYGLNLETVAKIWRGGCIIRATILEDFRKAYVAKTDLPNLLLDTVIASKLTENQSGMRAVIQFAVQKGLPVSGLMNSLAYFDAYRSANLPTNLIQAQRDYFGAHTYERIDKEGVFHTQWAE is encoded by the coding sequence ATGAACAAATTTGATTTTGGAATTGTAGGACTCGGCGTAATGGGCCGTAACTTACTTTTAAATATTGCGAGCCATAACTTTGCGGCCGCAGGTTTAGACTTAGATACAGAAAAAGTCAACTCTCTTCAACAAGAAGCCGGTCCCGGCGATACTATCGAAGCTACTACAGATGTTAAACATTTCGTCGAACTTATCCAGCAGCCAAGAGCAATTATGCTTTTAGTTCCTGCAGGAAAACCAGTTGACAGCGCTATTGCCAGCTTATTACCGCATTTAGATAAGGGAGACATCATTATCGACGGTGGAAATACTTATTTTACTGATACTGACAGAAGATTTTTAGAATTATCTGAAAAAGGAATTCATTTCTTTGGAATGGGAATTTCTGGCGGCGAAAAAGGAGCTCGTTTTGGTCCTGCTATGATGCCAGGCGGCGATCAAAAAGCATATGAAAGACTTCGCCCAATTTTTGAAGCGATTGCAGCAAAAGTTGACGGTGAGCCTTGTGTGGAATATTTAGGAAATGGATCTGCTGGAAACTACGTAAAAATGGTTCACAACGGAATCGAATACGGAATCATGCAGTTAATCTCTGAGATTTATGACCTTATGAAAAGAGGTTATAATCTAGATGATGAAACAATTCAAAAAACTTTTGAAGAATGGAACCAAACTGATGATCTTAGATCGTATTTAATTGAAATCACTGGAAAAATCTTAAAACAAAAAGATGAAGACGGCACACAATTAATCAACAAAATCTCAGATTGGGCAAGATCTAAAGGCACAGGGAAATGGACTTCGCAAAACGCAATGGATTTACAAGTTCCAGTTCCAACAATCGACGCGGCAGTGAACATGCGCGACATGTCTAAAACAAAACCAGAACGAATTGAAGCGGCTAAAAAATTAGTTTGGAATGCTGATGAAACCAATGTTTCTCATAGCGAAGCTATTGCTTCTTTAAAATCGGCATTATTCTTTTCGATTGTGGTGACTTATGCTCAAGGTTTAGCACAGCTTCACACGGCTTCTAAAGAATACAACTACGGATTAAACCTAGAAACGGTTGCTAAAATCTGGCGTGGCGGATGTATCATTCGTGCTACCATTTTAGAAGATTTCAGAAAAGCGTATGTAGCAAAAACAGATTTGCCAAACTTGCTTTTAGATACCGTAATCGCTTCAAAACTAACAGAAAACCAATCAGGAATGAGAGCTGTTATTCAATTTGCAGTTCAAAAAGGATTACCAGTTTCAGGATTAATGAACTCGTTAGCGTATTTTGATGCGTATCGTTCTGCTAATCTTCCAACCAATTTAATTCAAGCACAGCGTGATTATTTTGGAGCACATACTTACGAGCGTATCGACAAAGAAGGTGTTTTCCACACGCAATGGGCTGAATAA
- the zwf gene encoding glucose-6-phosphate dehydrogenase → MTKNKLKNPTIIVIFGGTGDLAKRKLFPAFQNLYLDGRMSEKFQIIALGRAEKTNEDFRAYVLENLNLFSRKKGLSDSETEKFLSHITYHSLDIDKEESYIGLNEKINNFDLAFGERANRLFYLSITPSFISTISSNIKKIGLAANPKQDRIIIEKPFGYDKASAIELNEMLSQTFKEEQIYRIDHYLGKETVQNILAFRFGNSMFEPLWSRNFIDFVQITVAEEVGVEERGGFYEGVGALKDMIQNHLLQILCMTAMEAPASLSADDIRNRKADVLKSIRRIKPEEVDHYIVRGQYDAGEIKGVPVPGYRQDKGIAPDSNTETYVAMKIYLDNWRWQGIPFYLRSGKRMEEKQSSIIIQFKPVPHSSFSYGKEGMTPNRLIINIQPSMDIKLQFMTKKPGLSMSLRPAEMVFDYFACSTMSPEAYETLIADALLGDPTLFMRWDQVEEAWDAIDTIQQVWKTTAPKNFPNYKAGSWGPEEADELLARQGHKWIPNTQTKEELIDDTDI, encoded by the coding sequence ATGACTAAAAATAAACTAAAGAATCCAACGATTATAGTAATTTTTGGAGGAACTGGGGATTTAGCAAAAAGAAAGCTCTTCCCCGCTTTTCAAAATCTGTATCTTGACGGACGTATGTCTGAAAAGTTCCAGATTATTGCTCTTGGTAGAGCAGAAAAAACCAATGAAGATTTTCGCGCATATGTTTTAGAAAACCTTAATCTTTTCTCAAGAAAAAAAGGACTTTCCGATTCAGAAACTGAAAAATTTCTTTCACACATTACTTACCACAGCCTTGATATTGACAAAGAAGAATCGTATATCGGATTAAATGAGAAAATCAACAATTTTGATCTGGCTTTTGGCGAACGCGCTAACCGTCTTTTCTATCTTTCGATTACACCTTCTTTCATTTCAACAATTTCTAGCAATATCAAAAAAATTGGTCTTGCTGCCAATCCAAAACAGGATCGTATTATTATTGAAAAACCTTTTGGATACGACAAAGCTTCTGCAATTGAGCTGAATGAAATGCTTTCGCAGACTTTTAAAGAAGAGCAGATTTATAGAATCGATCACTATTTAGGAAAAGAAACAGTTCAGAATATTTTAGCTTTCCGTTTCGGAAATTCGATGTTTGAACCTTTATGGAGCCGTAATTTTATCGATTTTGTTCAGATTACTGTAGCAGAAGAAGTTGGCGTTGAGGAACGCGGCGGATTCTACGAAGGTGTTGGTGCCTTAAAAGATATGATTCAGAACCATTTGCTTCAAATTTTATGCATGACAGCAATGGAAGCACCAGCATCATTAAGTGCAGATGATATTCGTAACCGTAAAGCTGATGTATTAAAATCGATTCGCCGTATTAAACCAGAAGAAGTAGACCATTATATTGTAAGAGGCCAATACGATGCTGGAGAAATCAAAGGCGTTCCAGTTCCTGGTTACCGCCAAGATAAGGGCATTGCACCAGATTCTAATACCGAAACTTATGTGGCAATGAAAATCTATTTGGATAACTGGAGATGGCAGGGAATTCCTTTCTATTTGCGTTCAGGAAAAAGAATGGAAGAAAAACAATCTTCAATCATTATTCAGTTTAAACCTGTTCCGCATTCTTCATTTTCATATGGAAAAGAAGGAATGACACCAAACAGATTGATTATTAATATTCAACCTTCGATGGATATTAAACTGCAATTTATGACCAAAAAACCTGGTTTATCAATGTCTCTAAGACCAGCCGAAATGGTTTTTGATTATTTTGCATGTTCTACAATGTCACCAGAAGCCTACGAAACCTTAATCGCAGATGCATTATTAGGAGATCCTACTCTATTTATGCGCTGGGATCAGGTGGAAGAAGCTTGGGACGCAATTGATACCATTCAGCAAGTTTGGAAAACAACTGCTCCAAAGAATTTTCCAAATTACAAAGCAGGAAGCTGGGGACCTGAAGAAGCTGATGAATTATTAGCACGTCAAGGGCACAAATGGATTCCGAACACACAAACAAAAGAAGAACTTATAGATGATACAGATATATAA
- the pgl gene encoding 6-phosphogluconolactonase yields MIQIYNTTDEINTTAADLFVSSAQKAIAEKGKFTAVLTGGSSPAGIYKLLASDDYKNKIDWNKVFIFWGDERWVPLNDDLSNAKMSYSTLLNHVSIPKENIFEMYKDGVTPEEYAVTYEQSIRKVLGEEGKFDLILLGMGDDGHTASLFPGEEVLKEETKWVDAYFLAPQNMHRITLTAPLINKAEKIVVVAFGEKKAPALKEVTKGEYNPTTYPMQLIKPVSGELLFLVDKAAAGSN; encoded by the coding sequence ATGATACAGATATATAATACTACAGACGAAATCAATACAACGGCGGCAGATCTTTTTGTGTCATCTGCTCAAAAGGCAATTGCCGAAAAAGGCAAATTTACCGCTGTACTAACAGGTGGTTCATCTCCTGCCGGTATTTACAAATTATTGGCGTCTGACGACTATAAAAACAAAATTGACTGGAATAAGGTATTTATTTTCTGGGGAGATGAACGCTGGGTCCCGCTTAACGACGATTTGAGCAATGCTAAAATGTCTTACAGCACTTTACTAAATCATGTTTCTATTCCGAAAGAAAATATCTTCGAGATGTACAAAGATGGCGTTACACCAGAAGAGTATGCCGTAACGTACGAACAGTCAATTAGAAAAGTTTTAGGTGAAGAAGGAAAATTCGACCTGATTTTATTAGGAATGGGAGATGACGGACATACAGCTTCTCTTTTTCCAGGTGAAGAAGTTTTAAAAGAAGAAACCAAATGGGTAGACGCTTATTTCCTTGCACCGCAAAACATGCACCGTATTACACTTACGGCTCCTTTAATTAATAAAGCAGAAAAAATTGTTGTCGTGGCTTTTGGAGAGAAAAAAGCACCTGCCTTGAAAGAAGTAACAAAAGGAGAATACAATCCAACTACATATCCGATGCAACTCATCAAACCAGTTTCTGGTGAGTTATTGTTTTTGGTAGACAAAGCTGCTGCTGGAAGTAACTAA
- a CDS encoding GNAT family N-acetyltransferase, producing the protein MKELKIQTSRLQIRHLRISDLEDFHIYRSNPEVTKYQGFDVMTSKEAEAFIQENAIHYFGEPGQWIQYAIENNETKKIIGDCAIKLDSYDPRIAEIGITISHLEQQKGYAKETLLGIMKFLFEEKDIHRIVEIVDAENEASIKLLESTGFRREGHFIENIFFKGKWGSEFQYAMLQKEWKKL; encoded by the coding sequence ATGAAAGAACTCAAAATACAAACCTCAAGATTACAAATAAGACATCTCCGTATTTCTGATTTAGAAGATTTTCATATTTATCGTTCTAATCCTGAAGTCACCAAATATCAAGGTTTTGATGTTATGACTTCAAAAGAGGCTGAAGCTTTTATACAAGAAAATGCCATACACTATTTTGGAGAACCGGGACAATGGATTCAATACGCTATTGAAAACAATGAAACCAAAAAAATTATTGGCGATTGTGCTATAAAACTGGATTCTTACGATCCTCGAATTGCAGAAATTGGCATAACCATTTCGCATCTTGAACAACAGAAAGGATATGCAAAAGAAACTTTACTGGGAATTATGAAGTTCTTATTTGAAGAAAAAGATATTCATAGAATCGTTGAAATCGTTGATGCAGAAAACGAAGCTTCTATAAAATTACTCGAAAGTACCGGATTTAGACGCGAAGGTCATTTTATTGAGAATATCTTCTTTAAAGGAAAATGGGGAAGTGAATTTCAATATGCTATGCTGCAGAAAGAATGGAAAAAATTATAA
- the arr gene encoding NAD(+)--rifampin ADP-ribosyltransferase produces MGNSITILDNGPFYHGTKADLKIGDFLTAGFRSNYHSDVIMNHVYFTSLVNGAGLAAEIVSGKGSPRVYIVEPTGSFEDDPNVTDKKFPGNPTKSYRSKEPLKIIGEITDWKRLTPEEYKMWQERLSNLKANPDAEIIN; encoded by the coding sequence ATGGGAAATAGCATAACGATTTTAGACAATGGACCGTTTTATCATGGCACTAAGGCCGATTTAAAAATTGGTGATTTTCTAACAGCAGGCTTTAGATCGAATTATCATAGTGATGTTATTATGAATCATGTCTATTTTACTTCACTGGTGAATGGAGCAGGTTTAGCGGCAGAAATTGTATCCGGAAAAGGTTCGCCACGTGTTTATATTGTAGAACCCACAGGAAGTTTTGAAGATGATCCGAATGTGACTGATAAAAAATTTCCAGGTAATCCCACAAAATCGTATCGAAGTAAGGAGCCTTTAAAAATAATTGGTGAAATAACAGACTGGAAACGATTAACTCCTGAAGAATATAAAATGTGGCAGGAAAGACTGTCAAATCTCAAAGCAAATCCTGATGCAGAAATTATAAATTAA
- a CDS encoding DUF763 domain-containing protein, whose translation MKRSGTADLPLHYGQVPLWLSERMSKLGLAIVETIAMEFSTSEVISKLSNPFWFQSFGAVMGMDWHSSGITTSVLGALKKSVNPHSKELGIYICGGKGKHSTATPQELLFVGEKTGLDGINLANCSRLTAKVDNTAIQDGFQLYQHNFIVDNKGQWAVIQQGMNPNSKTARRYHWHSPDLQSFINEPHTFIYGENQGSILNLTAQAASKSREGILELVKESPVKIIKEMQYLSMPAHHDVRMEDVNMKRLGAMLWTTHENKPEDFEELLLLKGMGPRALQSLALVSEIIYGTPTRFEDPARFSFAHGGKDGHPFPVPLKIYDETISTLQKAINRAKIGNSDKISAIQKLSEISRRAEESFTPNSNFDALIEKERRESHLYGGRTVFGDAKPPKDKPKPPNNQLELF comes from the coding sequence ATGAAACGTTCAGGTACAGCAGATCTTCCTCTTCATTACGGACAAGTTCCGTTGTGGCTTTCTGAACGAATGTCAAAATTGGGTTTGGCCATAGTAGAAACGATTGCTATGGAATTTTCTACATCTGAAGTAATCAGTAAATTAAGCAATCCGTTTTGGTTTCAGAGTTTTGGTGCAGTAATGGGAATGGATTGGCATTCTTCAGGAATTACAACTTCGGTACTTGGAGCTTTAAAAAAATCAGTAAATCCGCATTCTAAAGAACTGGGTATTTACATCTGCGGAGGCAAAGGAAAACATTCAACTGCAACGCCTCAAGAGCTTTTATTTGTAGGTGAAAAAACAGGACTTGACGGAATTAATCTGGCAAACTGCAGCAGGTTAACGGCTAAAGTAGACAACACGGCCATTCAAGATGGATTTCAATTGTATCAGCATAATTTTATTGTCGATAATAAAGGACAATGGGCTGTTATTCAGCAGGGAATGAATCCTAATTCTAAAACAGCGAGAAGATATCACTGGCATTCTCCAGATTTACAATCATTTATAAACGAGCCACATACTTTTATTTATGGTGAAAATCAAGGTTCTATTTTGAATCTTACCGCTCAGGCTGCTTCCAAATCGAGAGAAGGTATTTTGGAATTGGTAAAAGAATCTCCAGTAAAAATCATAAAAGAAATGCAGTATCTGTCTATGCCTGCGCATCATGATGTAAGGATGGAAGATGTGAATATGAAAAGGCTGGGAGCGATGCTTTGGACAACTCATGAAAATAAACCAGAAGATTTTGAAGAGCTTCTGCTTTTAAAAGGTATGGGACCAAGAGCTTTACAATCGCTGGCCTTGGTAAGTGAAATAATTTACGGAACTCCAACCCGATTTGAAGATCCTGCCCGTTTTTCATTTGCCCACGGAGGAAAAGATGGTCACCCGTTTCCTGTTCCCTTAAAGATTTATGACGAAACGATTTCTACTTTGCAGAAAGCCATTAACCGTGCTAAAATTGGAAATAGTGATAAAATAAGCGCTATTCAAAAATTATCTGAAATCTCAAGAAGGGCAGAAGAAAGCTTTACACCCAATTCCAATTTTGACGCTTTAATTGAGAAAGAACGCAGAGAATCTCACTTATACGGCGGTCGAACGGTATTTGGAGATGCAAAACCTCCTAAGGATAAGCCTAAGCCACCCAATAACCAGCTTGAGTTATTTTAA
- a CDS encoding nuclear transport factor 2 family protein, whose translation MNIDIFIKDWIEAGNAFDTEKYLQFYHEDAVLDDPSVGRKFTGHKEIKDYFESYFIGYNTHTKLVHFHKTDEESLHIEVEFTGDFSEGKLGGIFDLRFKDEKISFAKADLIH comes from the coding sequence ATGAACATAGATATTTTTATTAAGGATTGGATTGAAGCAGGAAATGCATTTGATACCGAAAAGTACCTCCAATTTTATCATGAAGATGCTGTTTTGGATGATCCTTCAGTAGGCAGAAAATTTACAGGACACAAAGAGATAAAAGATTATTTCGAGAGTTACTTTATAGGTTATAACACGCATACCAAATTAGTTCATTTCCACAAGACAGATGAAGAAAGCCTTCATATAGAAGTCGAATTTACAGGAGATTTCTCTGAAGGAAAACTGGGAGGAATTTTCGATTTAAGATTTAAAGATGAGAAAATCAGTTTCGCCAAAGCTGATTTAATTCATTAA
- a CDS encoding helix-turn-helix domain-containing protein, translated as MKKKQPVIFNSLSQLHKAMGIGAPPHPLISIINYGEAKFEPKDFENGIILNFYKISFKTKFSGKLKYGQGFYDFEEGGMSFVSPGQLLRMQDEEADYSGMSLHIHPDLLRSYPLNFQIKQYGFFNYSASEGLYLSEKEKITILSIYQFIQDELNERIDKFSQDVIISQIEVLLNYANRFYDRQFITRKVVNHDMLTKLEKLLEDYFKEEKTVLKGLPTVNSLAEILNVTPRYLSDMLRNLIGLNTQQFIHEKVIEKAREYLTKDEMTIAEIAYQLGFEHPQSFTKLFKSKTALSPSDYKKSLLN; from the coding sequence ATGAAAAAAAAGCAGCCCGTTATATTCAATTCATTATCTCAATTGCATAAAGCAATGGGAATAGGAGCGCCTCCGCATCCGCTTATCAGTATTATAAATTATGGTGAAGCGAAGTTTGAACCTAAAGACTTTGAAAACGGAATTATTCTTAACTTTTATAAAATTTCCTTTAAAACAAAATTCTCAGGAAAATTAAAATACGGACAGGGATTTTATGATTTTGAGGAAGGAGGAATGTCTTTTGTGTCTCCCGGCCAGCTGCTGCGCATGCAGGATGAAGAAGCTGACTACAGCGGCATGTCATTGCATATTCATCCTGATTTATTGCGATCTTATCCGTTGAATTTCCAGATTAAACAATACGGTTTCTTTAATTATTCGGCTTCGGAAGGACTTTATCTTTCTGAAAAAGAAAAAATAACCATTTTGAGTATTTACCAATTTATTCAGGATGAGTTAAATGAGCGGATCGATAAATTTAGTCAGGATGTTATTATTTCTCAGATTGAAGTATTGCTTAATTATGCCAACCGCTTTTACGACCGACAGTTTATAACCAGAAAAGTGGTAAACCATGATATGCTGACCAAATTGGAAAAACTGCTTGAAGATTATTTTAAGGAAGAAAAAACAGTGCTGAAAGGATTACCAACCGTTAATTCGCTTGCCGAAATTTTGAATGTCACGCCACGTTATTTAAGCGATATGCTGCGAAACCTGATTGGTTTAAATACACAGCAGTTTATACATGAAAAAGTAATAGAAAAGGCGAGGGAATATCTAACCAAAGACGAAATGACAATTGCAGAAATAGCCTATCAATTAGGTTTTGAACATCCGCAGTCGTTTACTAAACTTTTTAAAAGTAAAACCGCCTTATCGCCTTCAGATTATAAAAAAAGTCTTCTGAATTAG